The proteins below come from a single Garra rufa chromosome 3, GarRuf1.0, whole genome shotgun sequence genomic window:
- the chmp5b gene encoding charged multivesicular body protein 5 — MNRIFGRGTPKGPPPNLTDCISTVDSRAESTDKKIARLDAELMKYKDQMKKMRDGPSKNMVKQKAMRVLKQKRMYEGQRDQLMQQSFNMEQANYTIQTLKDTKTTVDAMKIGAKEMKKAYKNVKIDQIEDLQDQLEDMMEDANEVQEALSRSYGTPDIDEDDLEAELDALGDELLLDDDNSYLDEASSAPAIPEGVPGDRTTNRDGVLVDEFGLPQIPAT; from the exons ATGAATCGTATCTTTGGACGAGGAACACCAAAAGGACCGCCACCAAACCTGACGGACTGTATATCGACT GTCGACTCACGAGCAGAGTCTACAGATAAGAAGATAGCCAGACTTGATGCCGAACTGATGAAATACAAAGATCAAATGAAGAAAATGAGGGATGGCCCATCAAAG AACATGGTGAAACAGAAAGCCATGAGAGTCCTCAAACAGAAGAGAAT GTATGAAGGGCAGAGAGATCAGTTGATGCAGCAGTCATTTAACATGGAACAAGCAAACTACACCATCCAGACGCTAAAAGACACCAAGACCACT GTGGACGCAATGAAAATAGGCGCCAAAGAAATGAAAAAAGCATACAAGAATGTTAAAATTGATCAGATTGAG GATCTGCAAGACCAGTTGGAGGACATGATGGAAGATGCCAATGAAGTGCAAGAAGCGCTTAGCCGCAGCTATGGGACCCCCGACATTGATGAAGATGACCTGGAAGCAG AGCTGGATGCGCTTGGTGATGAACTCCTTTTGGATGATGACAATTCCTATCTGGACGAGGCTTCTTCTGCTCCAGCTATCCCCGAAGGAGTGCCAGGGGACAGAACAACAAACCGG GATGGAGTACTGGTGGACGAGTTTGGCCTTCCTCAGATTCCAGCTACATAA